One segment of Streptomyces sp. NBC_00576 DNA contains the following:
- the aspS gene encoding aspartate--tRNA ligase, whose protein sequence is MHRYRSHTCGELRASDVGSDVRLSGWLHNRRDLGGILFIDLRDHYGITQLVARPGTPAYEALDKVSKESTVRIDGKVVSRGAENINSDLPTGEIEVEVGEVELLGAAQPLPFTINTEDGVNEERRLEYRFLDLRRERMHRNIMLRTAIISAIRHKMTALGFNEMATPILTATSPEGARDFVVPSRLNPGRFYALPQAPQQFKQLLMISGFDRYFQIAPCFRDEDARADRSPGEFYQLDVEMSFVEQEDVFQPIERLMTELFTEFGKGREVTSPFPRIPFREAMLKYGSDKPDLRAQLELVDITDVFEGSEFKAFAGKHVRALPVPDVAGQTRKFFDQLGDFAVTLGAKGLAWVRVTEDGSLSGPIAKFLTEESVAELTKRLSLSAGHAVFFGAGEFDEVSKIMGAVRVEAAKRAGHFEENVFRFCWIVDFPMFEKDEDTGKIDFSHNPFSMPQGGMEALETQDPLDILAWQYDIVCNGTELSSGAIRNHEPDIMLKAFGIAGYDEETVEREFAGMLRAFRFGAPPHGGIAPGVDRIVMLLADEPNIRETIAFPLNGNAQDLMMGAPTELEEARLRELHISVRKPQPK, encoded by the coding sequence ATGCATCGGTACAGGTCCCACACCTGCGGCGAGCTCCGCGCCTCTGACGTCGGCAGCGACGTCCGGCTGAGCGGCTGGCTGCACAATCGGCGCGACCTGGGCGGCATCCTCTTCATCGACCTGCGCGATCACTACGGCATCACGCAGCTCGTCGCCCGCCCCGGTACGCCCGCCTACGAGGCCCTCGACAAGGTTTCCAAGGAGTCGACGGTCCGCATCGACGGCAAGGTCGTCTCGCGTGGCGCGGAGAACATCAACTCCGACCTGCCCACCGGTGAGATCGAGGTCGAGGTCGGAGAGGTGGAGCTGCTCGGCGCCGCCCAGCCGCTGCCCTTCACGATCAACACCGAGGACGGGGTCAACGAGGAGCGGCGCCTGGAGTACCGCTTCCTTGACCTGCGCCGCGAGCGCATGCACCGCAACATCATGCTGCGTACGGCCATCATCTCGGCGATCCGGCACAAGATGACCGCGCTGGGCTTCAACGAGATGGCCACGCCGATCCTGACGGCGACCTCCCCGGAGGGTGCCCGCGACTTCGTCGTGCCGTCCCGCCTCAACCCGGGCAGGTTCTACGCGCTGCCGCAGGCCCCGCAGCAGTTCAAGCAGCTGCTGATGATCTCCGGGTTCGACCGCTACTTCCAGATCGCGCCCTGTTTCCGTGACGAGGACGCGCGCGCGGACCGTTCGCCGGGCGAGTTCTACCAGCTCGACGTCGAGATGAGCTTCGTCGAGCAGGAGGACGTCTTCCAGCCGATCGAGCGGCTGATGACCGAGCTGTTCACCGAGTTCGGCAAGGGCCGTGAGGTCACCTCCCCCTTCCCGCGCATCCCGTTCCGCGAGGCGATGCTGAAGTACGGCTCCGACAAGCCGGACCTGCGCGCCCAGCTGGAGCTGGTCGACATCACCGACGTCTTCGAGGGCTCGGAGTTCAAGGCCTTCGCCGGCAAGCACGTACGCGCCCTGCCGGTGCCGGACGTCGCTGGTCAGACGCGGAAGTTCTTCGACCAGCTCGGTGACTTCGCCGTCACGCTGGGCGCGAAGGGCCTGGCCTGGGTGCGGGTCACGGAGGACGGTTCGCTGTCCGGGCCGATCGCGAAGTTCCTCACCGAGGAGAGCGTCGCCGAGCTGACCAAGCGGCTGTCCCTGTCGGCCGGTCACGCCGTGTTCTTCGGCGCGGGCGAGTTCGACGAGGTCTCGAAGATCATGGGTGCGGTGCGGGTCGAGGCCGCCAAGCGTGCCGGGCACTTCGAGGAGAACGTCTTCCGGTTCTGCTGGATCGTCGACTTCCCGATGTTCGAGAAGGACGAGGACACCGGCAAGATCGACTTCTCGCACAACCCGTTCTCGATGCCTCAGGGCGGCATGGAGGCTCTGGAGACCCAGGACCCGCTGGACATCCTGGCCTGGCAGTACGACATCGTCTGCAATGGTACGGAGCTGTCGTCCGGCGCGATCCGCAACCACGAGCCCGACATCATGCTGAAGGCGTTCGGCATCGCGGGCTACGACGAGGAGACGGTCGAGCGCGAGTTCGCCGGCATGCTCCGCGCGTTCCGCTTCGGCGCCCCTCCGCACGGCGGGATCGCGCCCGGCGTCGACCGTATCGTCATGCTCCTCGCGGACGAGCCGAACATTCGCGAGACGATCGCGTTCCCGCTCAACGGCAACGCCCAGGACCTGATGATGGGCGCGCCGACGGAGCTGGAGGAGGCACGGCTTCGGGAGCTGCACATTTCGGTGCGGAAGCCGCAGCCGAAGTAA